The following proteins are co-located in the Myroides profundi genome:
- a CDS encoding TQO small subunit DoxD, with protein MQIFNKQSYTTAGFFTLGIRLVVGWTYFSAFWRRLILENKLIEEEAGYIGAKFNHFLPNALGIKPLIEYLVSNPDMLWWAMVIFTIVEAIVGLFIMLGLFTRLMSVGVFFLAMGILLGSGWIGTTCLDEWQIGVLGVATGFMLFLTGGGYGSLDYYFAKKGKAFTTKKWFGFLGSGELPIKNLKPVVFIGSFAVLLLTLYTNQVFHGGVFGTLHNKSVKPKLELADVTWREGQLKFEVYRVEGADVYGSFLIGVQLETMDGEVIQKWDGEALSKLSKEQISNRYVAKIAPGKHSLIIPLGAKADLTFEPSVEHPKQSVVLRLIDISGIEWTAEVN; from the coding sequence ATGCAAATTTTTAATAAGCAGTCGTATACAACGGCTGGATTTTTTACACTTGGAATTCGCTTAGTAGTTGGATGGACTTATTTTTCTGCTTTTTGGCGTAGGTTAATATTAGAGAACAAATTAATAGAAGAAGAAGCGGGATATATCGGCGCGAAGTTTAATCACTTTTTGCCAAACGCTTTAGGTATAAAACCGCTTATAGAATATCTAGTGAGTAATCCTGATATGCTATGGTGGGCGATGGTTATTTTTACAATAGTAGAGGCTATTGTTGGATTGTTTATCATGTTAGGTCTATTCACTAGACTAATGTCTGTAGGGGTATTCTTTTTGGCGATGGGAATCTTACTAGGTTCTGGCTGGATAGGGACAACATGTCTAGACGAATGGCAGATAGGAGTACTAGGTGTAGCTACAGGGTTTATGTTATTCTTGACAGGAGGAGGATACGGTTCTCTAGACTATTATTTTGCAAAGAAAGGCAAGGCATTTACGACTAAGAAGTGGTTTGGGTTCTTAGGTTCAGGAGAATTACCTATTAAGAATCTTAAGCCTGTGGTATTCATAGGATCTTTTGCAGTGTTATTATTGACGTTATATACGAATCAAGTTTTCCACGGAGGAGTGTTTGGTACTCTACACAATAAGTCTGTTAAGCCTAAGCTAGAGTTGGCAGATGTGACTTGGAGAGAAGGACAGTTGAAGTTTGAAGTATATCGTGTAGAAGGTGCAGATGTATATGGATCATTCCTTATAGGCGTGCAATTAGAAACTATGGATGGAGAAGTTATCCAAAAGTGGGATGGAGAAGCACTGTCTAAACTGAGTAAAGAGCAAATCAGCAATCGCTATGTAGCTAAGATAGCTCCTGGTAAACACAGTTTGATTATTCCTTTAGGAGCGAAGGCTGATCTTACTTTTGAGCCAAGTGTTGAGCATCCTAAACAGAGTGTTGTTCTTCGACTGATAGATATCAGTGGGATAGAGTGGACAGCTGAAGTGAATTAA
- a CDS encoding YqjF family protein — protein MSQIDDVLSSVSHRPWALPEGPWKFYQEWNRAIFLHFEVPLEVLRPLVPEDLELDSLDGKYYVSIVPFTMENIRPRRLPAVSMVSDFDEINVRTYVVIDGKPGVYFINIEVGKSLSAFVSRTISGLPYAKSDILREKNAYLSLNSKKNFFLKLEYQKGEKVTNKSKLDLWLTERYCLYVYVHEELFRYQIHHKEWPIRTIKFDTMEFDYSIGNLHLTEADVIAQHYSKGVVVVSWDKEKIKL, from the coding sequence ATGAGCCAAATAGATGATGTGTTAAGTTCAGTATCCCATCGCCCTTGGGCATTGCCTGAAGGCCCTTGGAAGTTCTATCAAGAGTGGAATAGAGCTATCTTTTTACATTTTGAAGTGCCTTTAGAGGTACTGAGACCCTTAGTGCCAGAAGATTTAGAACTGGATAGTCTAGACGGGAAGTACTATGTATCTATCGTGCCATTCACGATGGAGAATATTCGTCCACGTCGTTTACCTGCGGTGAGTATGGTATCTGATTTTGATGAGATCAACGTGCGTACTTATGTTGTGATAGATGGAAAGCCTGGAGTTTATTTTATCAATATAGAAGTAGGAAAGAGCCTATCTGCATTTGTATCTCGTACGATATCTGGGTTGCCTTATGCGAAGTCAGATATACTACGTGAGAAAAATGCTTATCTATCTTTAAACTCGAAGAAGAATTTCTTTCTAAAGCTTGAGTATCAGAAAGGGGAGAAAGTAACCAATAAGTCTAAATTAGATTTGTGGTTGACAGAGCGTTATTGTCTATATGTATATGTACATGAGGAGCTGTTTCGATATCAAATACACCATAAAGAATGGCCTATTAGAACAATAAAATTTGATACAATGGAGTTTGATTATAGTATAGGCAATCTGCATTTGACAGAAGCTGATGTGATCGCACAACATTATTCTAAAGGTGTTGTGGTGGTATCATGGGATAAAGAAAAAATCAAACTCTAA
- a CDS encoding M949_RS01915 family surface polysaccharide biosynthesis protein has protein sequence MSRLLFLCCSFLFISSVVMGQNTRNLERTLQPKWKMQIYDKESPVKAKTLLYNDIPKTFDFRGTVMESISWKDKEGEKILILTTTGYFPYRDLSQKGFGQYSSGTKGEIYMYMFTNKDDDNGYVMTMKMYDVVPCGEGSPAPYIGYVPMGTVVTDLDNDGVTEVIVSYVTSCNDGEKGEYDLKVMLFNGEENILAKGAFIPSEGKVDKPVVEKADKTKKVFSKSVEEGWKKIANSFK, from the coding sequence ATGTCAAGATTACTTTTTTTGTGCTGTAGTTTTTTGTTTATCTCTTCTGTTGTGATGGGACAAAATACAAGAAACTTAGAGCGTACCTTACAACCTAAATGGAAGATGCAGATATACGATAAGGAGTCTCCTGTTAAGGCAAAGACGCTATTGTATAACGATATTCCGAAGACCTTTGACTTTAGAGGAACTGTAATGGAATCTATTAGTTGGAAAGATAAAGAAGGAGAGAAAATATTGATCCTAACGACTACAGGGTATTTCCCTTATAGGGACTTATCACAGAAAGGGTTTGGTCAATATTCTTCTGGAACGAAAGGTGAAATCTATATGTATATGTTCACGAATAAAGATGATGATAATGGCTATGTGATGACGATGAAGATGTATGATGTCGTACCCTGTGGTGAAGGAAGCCCTGCACCATATATAGGATATGTACCTATGGGGACGGTGGTGACTGATTTAGATAATGATGGAGTGACAGAAGTAATCGTGTCTTATGTGACGAGCTGTAATGATGGAGAGAAGGGAGAATATGATTTAAAAGTCATGTTGTTTAATGGTGAAGAGAATATTCTAGCTAAAGGAGCATTTATACCTAGCGAGGGCAAAGTAGATAAACCTGTGGTAGAAAAGGCAGATAAGACGAAGAAAGTATTCTCTAAGTCGGTAGAAGAAGGCTGGAAGAAAATAGCAAATAGTTTTAAATAA
- a CDS encoding carboxypeptidase-like regulatory domain-containing protein, which translates to MKYRIEIPEPCHEDWDKMTPQDKGRHCAVCDKVVVDFSKASKKDIIAIIKKEGRICGRIPRQYIGADLEEEKIRKSFGLNGMVATMVNLLALTTISTAVAQEKPKVESVCQDTKTSTSVPTVVQNSIKSEDTRVIKGKAYESNLELPGTVIMIKGTNIGTQTNMEGEYELVIPKKYNTKRLTLVASFIGFEDNKIKVSRSINNIDFHLEASTDIFMGEAVVKAYKKSRNKKKYEEK; encoded by the coding sequence ATGAAATACAGAATCGAAATACCAGAACCCTGTCATGAAGATTGGGATAAAATGACTCCTCAAGATAAAGGGAGACACTGTGCTGTATGTGATAAGGTGGTTGTAGACTTCTCTAAAGCAAGTAAGAAGGACATCATTGCTATCATAAAAAAAGAAGGAAGGATATGCGGGCGTATTCCACGTCAGTATATAGGTGCAGACTTAGAAGAGGAGAAGATCAGAAAGTCTTTTGGACTGAATGGTATGGTGGCTACCATGGTAAATTTGTTAGCACTAACAACTATAAGTACAGCTGTAGCTCAAGAGAAACCTAAGGTGGAATCTGTATGTCAAGATACTAAGACAAGTACTTCTGTACCAACAGTTGTTCAGAATAGTATTAAGTCTGAAGACACTAGAGTGATTAAAGGAAAGGCTTATGAGTCAAACCTTGAATTACCTGGTACAGTTATTATGATTAAAGGAACCAATATTGGTACTCAAACTAATATGGAAGGAGAGTATGAGTTAGTTATTCCTAAAAAATATAATACTAAAAGGCTTACTTTAGTAGCTTCATTTATTGGATTTGAAGATAATAAAATCAAAGTTAGTAGATCAATAAATAATATTGATTTTCATTTAGAAGCAAGTACTGACATTTTTATGGGTGAGGCAGTAGTAAAAGCGTATAAAAAAAGTAGAAACAAGAAGAAATATGAAGAGAAGTAA
- a CDS encoding NAD(P)/FAD-dependent oxidoreductase: MNYDVILVGGGAAGFFTAINLAEQNKGLKIAIIERGKEVLSKVRISGGGRCNVTHACFDPKELTQFYPRGAKELLGPFHQFCSGDTIEWFDRHGVTLKIEEDGRMFPDTDSSQTIIDCFMKAVQKLKIEVITSSSVQGIFKKENSWKLDTTTGNYESTYLIMTTGSNPKMWNTVAELGHKIVEPVPSLFTFNINDKRIKDLMGVATPAEVSVRGTKLEASGPLLITHWGMSGPGILRLSAWGARILADKKYQFHITVNWMPQHSFESLKEELQRIRKDHAKKNVIKRIELDLPNRLWERMVVISGIAEDTKWADVTNKQLDILCGELTQGEYQVNGKSTFKDEFVTAGGVDLKEVNFKTMESKLHNNLYFAGEILNIDAITGGFNFQNAWTNGYLAALAITTKIEHK, from the coding sequence ATGAATTATGATGTCATATTAGTCGGAGGTGGAGCAGCAGGTTTTTTTACTGCAATTAATCTTGCAGAACAAAATAAAGGACTAAAAATAGCGATTATCGAGAGAGGAAAAGAAGTGCTTTCTAAAGTAAGAATATCAGGAGGAGGAAGATGTAATGTGACTCATGCTTGTTTTGATCCGAAAGAATTAACGCAGTTCTACCCTCGCGGTGCAAAAGAGTTATTAGGGCCTTTTCATCAGTTTTGTTCAGGTGATACTATTGAGTGGTTTGATAGACATGGCGTGACATTAAAGATAGAAGAGGATGGTAGAATGTTCCCTGATACAGACTCTTCTCAGACTATTATAGACTGTTTTATGAAGGCAGTACAGAAGCTTAAGATAGAAGTCATCACGAGTAGTAGTGTACAGGGCATCTTTAAGAAAGAGAACAGTTGGAAGCTAGATACCACAACAGGTAACTACGAATCTACTTATCTAATCATGACTACGGGGAGTAATCCTAAGATGTGGAATACAGTAGCCGAATTAGGACATAAGATCGTAGAGCCTGTACCTTCATTATTTACATTTAATATCAATGATAAGCGCATCAAAGATTTGATGGGAGTAGCTACACCTGCTGAGGTAAGTGTTAGAGGGACTAAGCTAGAAGCATCAGGGCCTTTATTAATTACCCACTGGGGGATGAGTGGACCTGGTATATTGCGTCTTTCTGCTTGGGGTGCCAGAATATTAGCAGACAAGAAATATCAGTTTCATATCACAGTAAATTGGATGCCACAGCACAGCTTCGAGTCTCTAAAAGAAGAATTGCAACGCATCCGTAAAGATCATGCAAAAAAGAATGTGATTAAGCGTATAGAATTAGACTTGCCTAATAGACTATGGGAGCGCATGGTCGTGATATCAGGAATAGCAGAAGATACCAAATGGGCAGATGTGACTAATAAGCAGTTAGATATACTATGTGGGGAGTTGACTCAAGGAGAATATCAAGTCAATGGTAAAAGCACGTTTAAAGACGAGTTTGTTACTGCTGGAGGAGTAGACCTAAAAGAGGTTAACTTTAAAACCATGGAAAGTAAATTGCACAATAATTTGTATTTTGCAGGAGAGATTTTAAATATAGATGCCATCACAGGAGGGTTTAATTTTCAGAATGCATGGACGAACGGATACCTTGCTGCATTAGCGATAACAACTAAAATAGAGCATAAATAA
- a CDS encoding DUF5958 family protein, whose translation MNKEKEVIVNSYGQSIIGVEVVTELFNKKDSKRLFLEDLVFLIQQSKPLITDVDAVIKNSGLKETCTPCVMLRKDVKEYNLRNIINLPDYELVNVFILFLELFKVAYQRRFLLERNNPNKWWYWDLNRKENVDKIFSEHDDTVAKETTD comes from the coding sequence ATGAATAAAGAGAAGGAAGTAATAGTAAATAGTTATGGACAATCTATAATTGGGGTAGAAGTCGTTACAGAGCTCTTTAATAAAAAAGATAGTAAAAGGCTTTTTTTAGAGGACCTCGTTTTTTTAATACAACAATCTAAACCTTTAATTACAGATGTGGATGCTGTGATTAAAAATAGCGGGCTTAAAGAGACTTGTACCCCCTGTGTTATGCTTCGCAAAGATGTAAAAGAGTATAACCTCAGGAATATAATTAATTTGCCAGATTATGAATTAGTAAATGTTTTTATTCTTTTTCTAGAGTTGTTTAAAGTCGCTTACCAAAGACGTTTTTTATTAGAGAGAAATAATCCTAATAAATGGTGGTATTGGGATTTGAACCGTAAAGAGAATGTAGATAAAATATTTAGTGAGCATGACGATACTGTAGCAAAAGAAACTACTGATTAG
- a CDS encoding DUF6896 domain-containing protein → MHDIKKYLSEYVRFIHDFEETLRDKLNLKEEDIYQEIYKININSNGTKNYKHGKIDGYEYHYHGAGCFIQKGDIKCDFDFVHYIDDLTYQFTSKKLKDFIDSYYHVDIDADKLNEKLKELVKEGFLLAVIFGGRVWNSFLIKRHS, encoded by the coding sequence ATGCATGATATAAAGAAATATCTGAGTGAATATGTTAGGTTTATTCATGATTTTGAAGAAACGCTTAGAGATAAATTAAACCTTAAAGAAGAGGATATATATCAGGAGATTTATAAGATTAATATTAACTCAAATGGCACTAAAAATTATAAACATGGTAAGATTGATGGATATGAATATCATTACCATGGAGCTGGATGTTTTATTCAAAAGGGAGATATAAAATGCGATTTTGACTTCGTACACTATATTGATGATTTAACCTATCAATTTACTTCAAAAAAATTAAAGGATTTTATTGATAGTTATTATCATGTTGATATTGATGCTGATAAACTGAATGAAAAACTAAAAGAATTAGTGAAAGAAGGATTTTTACTAGCTGTTATATTTGGAGGTAGAGTATGGAATTCCTTTTTAATAAAGAGGCATAGCTAA
- a CDS encoding DUF6896 domain-containing protein, translating into MNDIKKYLREYVRFIHDFEEILRDELNLKEEDIYQEIYKININSNGTKNYKHGNIDGYEYHYHGGGCFIQKGNIKCDFNFIRYIDDLTYQFTSIKLKDFIDSYYNIDIDDDKLNEKLKELVKEGFLLPVIFGGRVWNSFLIKRYS; encoded by the coding sequence ATGAATGATATAAAGAAATATCTGAGAGAATATGTTAGGTTTATTCATGATTTTGAAGAAATACTTAGGGATGAATTAAACCTTAAAGAGGAAGATATATATCAGGAGATTTATAAGATTAATATTAATTCAAATGGTACTAAAAATTATAAACATGGTAACATTGATGGATATGAATACCATTATCATGGTGGAGGTTGTTTCATCCAGAAAGGGAATATAAAATGTGACTTTAATTTTATACGCTATATTGATGATTTAACTTATCAATTTACTTCAATAAAATTAAAGGATTTTATTGATAGTTATTATAATATTGATATTGATGATGATAAACTGAATGAAAAACTAAAAGAATTAGTGAAAGAAGGATTTTTACTACCTGTTATATTTGGAGGTAGAGTATGGAATTCCTTTTTAATAAAGAGGTATAGCTAA
- a CDS encoding DUF6896 domain-containing protein, with protein sequence MNDIKKYLNEYVRFIHEFEKVIRSSLNLVEEDIYQEIYKININSNGTKNYKHGNIDGYEYHYHGGGCFIQKGNIKCDFNFIRYIDDLTYQFTSIKLKDFIDSCYHVDIDVDKLNEKLKELVKEGFLLPVIFEGRVWDSFLIKRYS encoded by the coding sequence ATGAATGATATAAAGAAATATTTGAATGAATATGTTAGATTTATTCATGAATTTGAAAAAGTGATAAGAAGTAGTTTGAATTTGGTTGAAGAAGATATATATCAGGAGATTTATAAGATTAATATTAATTCAAATGGTACTAAAAATTATAAACATGGTAATATTGATGGGTACGAATACCATTATCATGGTGGAGGTTGTTTCATCCAGAAAGGGAATATAAAATGTGACTTTAATTTTATACGCTATATTGATGATTTAACTTATCAATTTACTTCAATAAAATTAAAGGATTTTATTGATAGTTGTTATCATGTTGATATTGATGTTGATAAACTGAATGAAAAACTAAAAGAATTAGTGAAAGAAGGATTCTTACTACCTGTTATATTTGAAGGTAGGGTATGGGATTCTTTTTTAATAAAGAGGTATAGTTAA
- a CDS encoding diphosphomevalonate/mevalonate 3,5-bisphosphate decarboxylase family protein, whose translation MNIEDFIFSQDIDVNQVKEGTFSWSSPSNIALVKYWGKKENQIPANPSLSFTLNNCKTETTLSYSAKADKGISFDLLFEGQSKEEFKPKIQKFFERILKYCPYIEYYHFTIDTKNTFPHSSGIASSASGMAAMAVNIMSLERKLNVDMTEDYFDQKASFLARLGSGSACRSITGSVVVWGEQRDIPGSTDLYGVNFPFEVHPIFKGYCDTILLVDKGEKKVSSTVGHDLMHNHPYAAQRFEQAHENLARLKKILIEGNLTEFVALVESEALTLHAMMMTSMPYFILMKSNTLQIIEKIWAFREKTSINVCFTLDAGANVHVLYPEGDKDFVQTFIRQELAQFCQNEQYIDDKVGFGSEIIK comes from the coding sequence ATGAATATAGAAGACTTTATTTTTAGCCAAGATATAGATGTTAATCAAGTAAAGGAGGGGACATTCTCATGGAGCTCTCCTAGTAATATCGCTTTAGTTAAGTATTGGGGTAAAAAGGAGAATCAGATTCCTGCTAACCCGTCTTTGAGTTTTACTTTAAACAATTGTAAGACAGAAACGACATTAAGCTATAGCGCGAAAGCGGATAAAGGGATCAGTTTTGATCTTTTGTTCGAAGGACAGTCTAAAGAAGAGTTTAAGCCGAAGATTCAGAAGTTTTTTGAGAGAATTCTAAAATACTGTCCTTATATCGAGTATTATCACTTCACGATAGATACTAAAAATACGTTCCCTCATAGTTCAGGGATAGCTTCTTCTGCGTCTGGCATGGCAGCGATGGCAGTGAATATTATGTCATTAGAAAGAAAGTTGAATGTGGATATGACAGAAGACTATTTTGACCAGAAAGCTTCTTTTTTAGCTCGTCTTGGATCAGGTAGTGCATGTAGAAGTATAACGGGGAGTGTAGTAGTATGGGGAGAGCAACGAGATATACCAGGAAGTACAGATTTATATGGAGTGAATTTCCCTTTTGAGGTACACCCTATCTTTAAGGGGTATTGTGATACTATCTTGTTAGTGGATAAAGGAGAGAAGAAAGTGTCTAGTACAGTGGGGCATGATCTGATGCACAATCACCCTTATGCAGCACAACGCTTTGAACAAGCTCATGAGAATCTAGCTCGATTGAAAAAAATATTAATAGAAGGTAATTTAACGGAGTTTGTAGCGTTAGTAGAGAGCGAAGCATTGACTCTACACGCAATGATGATGACTTCTATGCCTTATTTTATCTTAATGAAGTCAAATACGCTTCAGATCATCGAGAAAATTTGGGCATTTAGAGAAAAAACATCAATCAATGTGTGCTTTACACTTGATGCTGGGGCAAATGTACACGTTCTATACCCAGAAGGGGACAAAGACTTTGTACAGACATTTATAAGACAAGAATTGGCGCAGTTCTGTCAGAATGAACAGTATATAGATGATAAAGTTGGATTCGGTTCAGAAATAATTAAATAA
- a CDS encoding penicillin-binding protein activator LpoB, whose amino-acid sequence MQIKRIALAAILAVSGLAITSCGRQVTRVSTEETIDISGRWNNSDSREVADQMTQQILEEPWIFNFREENKGEKPVVIVGMVYNKSHEHIEAETFVKDVEQAFIRSQRVRLVQGGKKREELRGERADQQTNASSSSMKQFGLEQGADFMLQGSINSIVDSHKKKKVVYYQVNLELTNIQTNEVVWIGEKKIAKYVKN is encoded by the coding sequence ATGCAAATTAAACGTATAGCATTAGCTGCAATATTAGCTGTTTCAGGACTGGCTATTACATCATGTGGACGTCAAGTAACTAGAGTAAGTACAGAAGAAACTATCGACATTAGTGGAAGATGGAATAACTCTGACTCTAGAGAGGTAGCTGACCAAATGACTCAGCAAATATTAGAAGAGCCATGGATCTTTAACTTCCGTGAAGAGAATAAAGGAGAGAAGCCTGTGGTTATTGTAGGTATGGTTTATAATAAGAGCCATGAGCATATTGAAGCTGAGACGTTCGTAAAAGATGTGGAACAAGCATTTATTCGTTCACAAAGAGTACGTTTAGTTCAAGGAGGTAAAAAACGTGAGGAATTACGTGGTGAACGTGCAGATCAACAAACGAATGCATCATCATCATCTATGAAACAATTCGGTTTAGAACAAGGAGCTGACTTTATGTTGCAAGGTTCTATCAATTCTATCGTAGATTCTCACAAAAAGAAAAAAGTGGTTTACTATCAAGTTAACTTAGAGTTGACAAATATTCAAACAAATGAAGTAGTTTGGATTGGTGAAAAGAAAATCGCTAAGTACGTAAAAAACTAA
- a CDS encoding COG3014 family protein produces MVSSRTIYSVIKTSLLFAMMFFVFGCASYHDRITDYYQKVGASELDLADKALDKNALLQKPRNLLLFYMEKGKVAHLRGDYEASNKYFNQADLLVEDGLSTTGDLAVGLFLNSMSQNYKGEEFEIFMIHYYKALNYMYLGKPNEAIVEARRISLQNYAQGDKYNDKATRYSKDAFSLNLQGLIYEQSKNYNDAFIAYRNAVETYQSGDGVYYGVKMPTTLKYDVMRMADKMGFAGDVAKYEKEFKLKLKDVPVSNGGDVVVFWENGRAPIKEQENLFFTLAKGDSGSLVFTNALGFVIPLDFGIAGKTNLSDIHSVNIAYPKYIVQPLPYTEASVTVKDTYVLPFEKAEDIDALAVLTLKERAGKELGKILTRMAVKKSAEYAVKAAARSTSKDSDANAILEGIGLGVQLFNLFSEKADTRNWQTLPAQINYVRIPLEMGKNNVKVSKKRANGQVVDGVVELEGNGEMQFFNITTMK; encoded by the coding sequence ATGGTTTCAAGTAGAACCATATATTCTGTTATAAAAACATCATTGCTCTTTGCAATGATGTTTTTCGTGTTTGGATGTGCTTCGTATCATGACCGTATAACAGACTATTATCAGAAAGTAGGTGCTTCTGAACTAGATCTAGCAGACAAAGCTTTAGATAAAAATGCTTTATTACAAAAGCCTCGTAATCTATTGCTTTTTTATATGGAAAAAGGAAAAGTAGCACACTTAAGAGGAGATTACGAAGCAAGTAATAAATATTTTAACCAGGCAGATTTATTGGTAGAAGACGGACTTTCTACTACAGGTGATTTAGCAGTAGGATTATTCCTTAACTCTATGTCTCAAAATTATAAAGGAGAAGAGTTTGAGATATTTATGATCCATTACTATAAAGCGTTAAACTATATGTATCTCGGTAAACCGAATGAGGCTATAGTAGAAGCTAGACGTATCTCACTACAGAACTATGCTCAAGGTGATAAATATAATGATAAGGCTACACGTTATTCGAAAGATGCTTTCTCGCTTAATTTACAAGGGTTAATCTATGAACAAAGCAAGAACTATAACGATGCTTTTATAGCGTATAGAAACGCTGTTGAAACCTATCAATCTGGTGATGGAGTGTATTATGGTGTAAAAATGCCTACTACCCTAAAATACGATGTTATGCGTATGGCAGATAAAATGGGATTCGCAGGTGATGTCGCAAAGTATGAGAAGGAGTTTAAGTTGAAGTTAAAAGATGTTCCTGTAAGTAATGGGGGAGATGTGGTTGTGTTTTGGGAGAACGGTAGGGCTCCAATTAAAGAACAAGAAAACCTTTTCTTCACGCTAGCAAAAGGAGACTCAGGATCGTTAGTTTTTACGAATGCATTAGGATTTGTGATTCCATTGGATTTTGGTATTGCTGGTAAGACTAATTTGAGCGATATACACAGTGTTAATATTGCTTATCCTAAGTATATTGTTCAACCGTTGCCATATACAGAGGCTTCTGTTACAGTAAAAGATACGTATGTATTACCATTCGAAAAGGCGGAGGATATAGATGCTTTAGCTGTATTGACTTTAAAAGAACGTGCAGGTAAAGAATTAGGAAAGATACTGACGAGAATGGCTGTTAAGAAATCAGCTGAATATGCGGTAAAAGCTGCGGCAAGATCGACTAGTAAAGACAGTGATGCTAATGCAATATTAGAAGGAATAGGGCTAGGAGTACAGTTGTTTAACCTGTTTTCAGAGAAAGCAGATACGCGTAACTGGCAGACCCTGCCTGCGCAAATAAACTATGTTCGTATCCCTTTAGAAATGGGTAAGAACAACGTGAAGGTTTCTAAGAAGCGTGCTAATGGGCAAGTAGTCGATGGTGTGGTAGAATTAGAAGGTAATGGTGAGATGCAGTTCTTTAATATCACCACAATGAAGTAA
- a CDS encoding cysteine-rich CWC family protein, with protein MSENRVCTHCKSTIVCNTEDIKQCDCTKVSISNDTRVFLAGSFHKCLCNNCLTKFDEMVVSSKGKPFPKRRSEMEEGVHYYMENEYFVFTELYHLMKGQCCQNGCRHCVYGFKNRYL; from the coding sequence ATGAGTGAGAATAGAGTGTGTACGCACTGTAAGAGTACAATCGTCTGTAATACGGAGGATATTAAACAATGTGACTGTACTAAAGTGAGTATATCTAATGATACACGTGTTTTTTTAGCAGGTTCTTTTCATAAATGTTTATGTAATAATTGTTTGACTAAGTTTGATGAAATGGTCGTTTCTTCAAAAGGAAAGCCTTTTCCAAAACGCAGAAGTGAGATGGAAGAAGGAGTACATTATTATATGGAAAATGAGTATTTTGTATTCACAGAATTGTATCATTTAATGAAAGGACAATGCTGTCAAAATGGGTGTAGACATTGTGTTTATGGCTTTAAAAACAGATATTTATAA